In a genomic window of Bacillus rossius redtenbacheri isolate Brsri chromosome 4 unlocalized genomic scaffold, Brsri_v3 Brsri_v3_scf4_2, whole genome shotgun sequence:
- the LOC134541805 gene encoding DNA-directed RNA polymerase II subunit RPB1-like produces the protein MCLPPVSHRSPTKSPTKSPTKSPTKSPTKSPTKSPIKSPIKSPIQSPTGLPPVSHRSPTGLPPVSHRSPTKSPTKSPTKSPTKSPTKSPTKSPTKSPTKSPTKSPTKSPTKSPTKSPTKSPTKSPTKSPTKSPTKSPIKSPIKSPIQSPTSLPPVSHRSPTGLPPVSHRSPTKSPTKSPTKSPTKSPIKSPIKSPIQSPTSLPPVSHRSPTGLPPVSHRSPTKSPTKSPTKSPTKSPTKSPTKSPTKSPTKSPTKSPTKSPTLSPTLSPTKSPTLSPTKSPTKSPIKSPTKSPIKSPIKSPIKSPASLPSVPHQTRAVMQRQLTAIKGTLWERLRRSLAARRFSEAADVSEEPRNPRPRVPRATPERSRQTTRDTFGGACQQTALLLVSDRYLRPRRRWIDAPAADRRRGDIDGCTIKRAEGPPRLVEMEVRPGGDASRRVKSEV, from the exons ATGTG TCTCCCACCGGTCTCCCACCGGTCTCCCACCAAGTCTCCCACCAAATCTCCCACCAAGTCTCCCACCAAGTCTCCCACCAAATCTCCCACCAAGTCTCCCATAAAGTCTCCCATAAAGTCTCCCATCCAGTCTCCCACCGGTCTCCCACCGGTCTCCCACCGGTCTCCCACCGGTCTCCCACCGGTCTCCCACCGGTCTCCCACCAAGTCTCCCACCAAGTCTCCCACCAAATCTCCCACCAAGTCTCCCACCAAATCTCCCACCAAGTCTCCCACCAAGTCTCCCACCAAGTCTCCCACCAAGTCTCCCACCAAATCTCCCACCAAGTCTCCCACCAAGTCTCCCACCAAGTCTCCCACCAAGTCTCCCACCAAGTCTCCCACCAAATCTCCCACCAAGTCTCCCATAAAGTCTCCCATAAAGTCTCCCATCCAGTCTCCCACCAGTCTCCCACCGGTCTCCCACCGGTCTCCCACCGGTCTCCCACCGGTCTCCCACCGGTCTCCCACCAAGTCTCCCACCAAGTCTCCCACCAAATCTCCCACCAAGTCTCCCATAAAGTCTCCCATAAAGTCTCCCATCCAGTCTCCCACCAGTCTCCCACCGGTCTCCCACCGGTCTCCCACCGGTCTCCCACCGGTCTCCCACCGGTCTCCCACCAAGTCTCCCACCAAGTCTCCCACCAAGTCTCCCACCAAATCTCCCACCAAGTCTCCCACCAAGTCTCCCACCAAGTCTCCCACCAAGTCTCCCACCAAGTCTCCCACCAAGTCTCCCACCTTGTCTCCCACCTTGTCTCCCACCAAGTCTCCCACCTTGTCTCCCACCAAGTCTCCCACCAAGTCTCCCATCAAGTCTCCCACCAAGTCTCCCATCAAGTCTCCCATCAAGTCTCCCATCAAGTCTCCCGCCAGTCTCCCGTCAGTCCCCCACCAGACCCGAGCAGTCATGCAGCGGCAGTTGACGGccatt AAAGGAACTCTCTGGGAGCGACTGCGGCGGTCCCTGGCGGCTCGCCGCTTCAGCGAAGCCGCGGATGTTTCCGAAGAACCGCGCAATCCTCGCCCCAGGGTGCCGCGCGCGACCCCCGAGAGATCCCGGCAGACAACCCGGGACACGTTTG GCGGCGCGTGCCAGCAAACAGCCCTGTTATTGGTGTCGGATCGTTACCTCCGGCCCCGCCGCCGCTGGATCGATGCGCCGGCGGCGGACCGGAGACGCGGTGACATCGACGGCTGCACGATCAA